A single window of Pseudarthrobacter psychrotolerans DNA harbors:
- a CDS encoding restriction endonuclease subunit S yields the protein MSRVDDLIAELCPNGVDFKALGEMGLIFGGLSGKSKAHFTDGNARFISYVNIFNNAAVDVGATDFVHIEPGERQRTLQRGDILFTASSETAAEVGMSSVITTELDDPLYLNSFSIGYRLNEPDLLEPDFAKHLFRSTGLRKQLIRTASGVTRFNISKPRLAAVRIPVPPLPVQREIVKILDLFNGLETELEAELNARRLQYAHYRESLYDFRTDSTVRRVPMGELGQFIRGRRFTKTDRVDVGIPSIHYGEIYTHYGVSAVSAVSHIRSDMHSQLRYAQPGDVVIASVGETVKDVGKAVAWLGQGDAAIHDDSFLFRHKMDPKFVSYFLQTEAFHTQKGRYVSRAKVKRLSGDSLAKIYMPVVPIDEQERIVSILDKFEILVNDQNAGIPAEQHARRKQYEHYRDHLLTFSELAS from the coding sequence GTGAGCAGAGTCGACGACCTGATAGCGGAGCTGTGTCCCAACGGAGTCGATTTTAAGGCACTAGGTGAAATGGGCCTTATTTTCGGTGGGTTAAGTGGGAAATCGAAAGCGCACTTCACGGATGGGAATGCTCGCTTTATTTCCTACGTCAACATCTTCAATAATGCTGCAGTTGATGTCGGCGCCACCGACTTCGTTCATATCGAGCCGGGTGAGCGACAGCGAACTCTTCAGCGAGGAGACATCCTCTTCACTGCTTCCTCTGAAACAGCCGCTGAAGTTGGAATGTCCTCGGTTATTACCACTGAGCTGGACGATCCGCTTTATCTCAATAGCTTCAGCATCGGATATCGACTCAACGAGCCTGACCTGCTGGAGCCTGACTTCGCAAAGCACCTGTTTCGCTCCACTGGACTACGCAAGCAACTGATTCGCACCGCTAGCGGGGTAACACGTTTCAATATCTCCAAGCCTCGTCTGGCTGCCGTCAGAATTCCAGTTCCACCTCTCCCAGTTCAAAGGGAGATCGTCAAAATTTTGGACTTGTTCAATGGCCTGGAGACTGAATTAGAGGCAGAGCTCAATGCTCGCCGGCTTCAGTACGCTCATTATCGAGAGTCTCTCTACGATTTCCGCACCGATAGTACAGTCCGAAGGGTTCCGATGGGGGAACTTGGACAGTTTATAAGGGGTCGCAGATTCACTAAGACAGACCGTGTTGACGTTGGCATCCCGAGTATTCATTACGGTGAGATTTATACCCATTACGGAGTATCTGCCGTATCGGCAGTATCTCATATACGCAGTGACATGCACTCTCAACTCCGCTACGCCCAGCCGGGTGATGTCGTGATTGCATCCGTCGGAGAGACAGTGAAGGACGTCGGCAAGGCCGTGGCCTGGCTTGGTCAGGGAGATGCCGCAATTCACGATGATTCGTTCTTGTTCCGGCACAAGATGGACCCTAAATTCGTTTCATATTTCTTGCAGACGGAGGCTTTCCACACACAGAAGGGCCGGTACGTTTCGCGAGCAAAGGTCAAGCGCCTCTCAGGAGACAGCCTTGCAAAGATTTACATGCCTGTTGTACCGATTGACGAGCAGGAGCGCATCGTCTCGATCCTCGATAAGTTCGAGATTCTGGTGAACGATCAAAATGCAGGTATTCCGGCGGAGCAGCATGCGCGTCGAAAGCAGTACGAGCACTACCGTGATCACCTTCTCACCTTCTCGGAGTTAGCATCATGA
- a CDS encoding type I restriction-modification system subunit M has product MAGVTKEAQRAELHKTIWRIANDLRGSVDGWDFKSYVLGILFYRYISENLTAYINEGEWQAGHSDFDYTTLADPEAEFGRKETVAEKGFYVLPSELFANVCKSADEDENLNETLQNIFKNIERSAVGTDSEDDLKGLFDDLDVNSGKLGQTVAKRNEKLVKLLDAIGELKLGTFSDHTIDAFGDAYEYLMQMYASSAGKSGGEYYTPQEVSELLARITVVGKTAVNKVYDPACGSGSLLLKFAKVLGKDNVRQGFYGQEINLTTYNLARINMFLHDINYEKFDFAHGDTLTDPAHWDDEPFEAIVSNPPYSIKWDGDSNPLLINDPRFAPAGVLAPKSKADLAFTLHILSWLAVNGTAAIVEFPGVLYRSGAEQKIRKYLIDNNYVDAVIQLPPDLFFGTTIATCILVLKKSKKDNAVLFIDASAEFVRIGNKNKLTELNLQKIVDAYTDRGDADYFAQLVSNSDIAENGYNIAVSSYVLEEVTAQAVDITAVNSEVASIVARQQHLRTEIDAIIADLERAS; this is encoded by the coding sequence ATGGCCGGAGTCACCAAGGAAGCGCAACGCGCAGAGCTACACAAGACGATCTGGCGGATCGCGAATGACCTGCGTGGAAGCGTCGACGGTTGGGACTTCAAGAGCTACGTACTCGGAATCCTCTTCTATCGCTATATCTCAGAGAACCTTACGGCCTACATCAACGAAGGCGAGTGGCAGGCAGGTCACTCGGACTTCGACTACACAACGCTAGCGGACCCCGAAGCCGAGTTTGGACGCAAAGAGACAGTCGCAGAGAAGGGCTTCTATGTCCTACCCTCTGAGCTCTTCGCCAACGTGTGCAAGAGCGCTGATGAGGACGAGAACCTCAACGAGACGCTCCAGAATATATTCAAGAACATCGAGCGCTCTGCCGTTGGCACTGATTCCGAGGACGATCTCAAAGGCCTATTCGATGACCTCGATGTCAACTCGGGCAAACTGGGCCAAACTGTGGCCAAGCGTAACGAGAAGCTCGTCAAGCTCCTGGATGCTATCGGCGAACTGAAGCTAGGCACTTTTTCCGACCACACCATTGACGCATTCGGAGATGCCTACGAATACCTCATGCAGATGTACGCCTCTTCTGCGGGCAAGTCTGGCGGTGAGTACTACACTCCTCAAGAGGTGTCCGAGCTGCTCGCCCGAATTACCGTGGTCGGTAAGACGGCCGTGAACAAAGTCTATGATCCGGCATGCGGATCAGGCTCCCTGCTGCTCAAATTTGCCAAGGTCCTGGGCAAGGACAATGTCCGGCAGGGCTTTTACGGCCAGGAAATCAACCTGACCACCTACAACCTCGCGCGAATCAACATGTTTCTACACGACATTAACTACGAGAAATTCGACTTCGCCCACGGCGACACACTTACCGACCCGGCCCACTGGGATGACGAGCCGTTCGAGGCAATCGTTTCTAATCCGCCCTACTCCATCAAATGGGACGGCGATTCGAACCCTCTACTCATTAACGACCCACGCTTCGCTCCTGCTGGTGTTCTGGCACCTAAGTCAAAGGCTGACTTAGCATTTACACTGCACATTCTTTCGTGGCTCGCCGTGAATGGCACAGCTGCCATTGTTGAATTCCCTGGCGTGCTATATCGCAGCGGTGCCGAGCAGAAGATTCGCAAGTACTTGATCGACAACAACTACGTCGATGCCGTTATCCAGCTACCGCCTGACTTATTCTTCGGCACGACGATCGCAACCTGCATCCTCGTTCTGAAAAAGTCCAAAAAGGACAATGCGGTCCTCTTTATCGATGCATCAGCCGAGTTCGTACGAATTGGCAATAAAAACAAACTGACCGAACTCAACCTTCAGAAAATTGTCGACGCGTACACTGACCGTGGGGATGCGGACTATTTCGCTCAGCTGGTATCTAACTCGGACATAGCGGAGAACGGTTACAATATCGCTGTCTCGTCCTACGTCCTGGAGGAGGTCACCGCGCAGGCTGTTGACATTACGGCAGTAAATTCCGAGGTCGCAAGCATTGTGGCACGCCAACAGCATCTCCGCACAGAGATCGATGCCATCATCGCAGACCTGGAGAGGGCTTCGTGA
- a CDS encoding type I restriction endonuclease subunit R: MSEQTLKHYDPIVVSSESTVVAEFIPDVANEIAYQSEAALEREFINLLQSQAYEYFTITNEAQLITNLRTQLELLNGITFSDGEWDRFFNERIVGANDGIAEKTLRIQEDHVQLLPRDDGSTKNILLVDKANIHNNRLQVINQYEIGQGEGGAARSTRYDATVLVNGLPMVHIELKRRGVDIREAFNQIDRYQRDSFWAGSGLFEYVQLFVISNGTLTKYYSNTTRRQHLADAAGLKKARKTSNSFEFTSWWADAQNKPIQDLTAFAKTFLAKHTLLNILTKYCVLTADRMLLVMRPYQIVATERILQKIDISTNYKQLGSVAAGGYVWHTTGSGKTLTSFKTAQLASKLPTVNKVLFVVDRKDLDYQTMREYDRFEKGAANSNTSTSVLKKQLENPQATIIITTIQKLATFIKANTGHEIYSGHVVIIFDECHRSQFGDMHTAITKAFKRYNLFGFTGTPIFAANAGSGGNPQLKTTEQAFGDKLHTYTIVDAITDKNVLPFRIDYVNTIKLPDGLTDKQVSAIDTEQALLAPERLRQVTAYILEHFDQKTKRAQHYSLAGKRVHGFNALFATASIEAAKRYYNQFFIQQRDLPPARQLKVGLIYSYAANEAVEDGALDEEGFETTALDASSRDFLEDAIQDYNDMFGTSFDTSADKFQNYYKDLSLRLKQREIDVVIVVNMFLTGFDATTLNTLFVDKNLRAHGLIQAYSRTNRILNSVKTYGNIITFRDLEEETNDAIALFGNKNAQGIVILKPYGEYYDEYADKVTDLLENFPLGTPIVGEAAQKAFIALFGTILRLQNILTSFDDFAGQKILTDRQGQDYRSVYLDLYAEFRRGKDSDKESINDDVVFEIELIKQVEINVDYILMLVQKFRDQRGDGDDKEIRAEITRAIDASPSLRNKKDLIEAFVDSVSITGEVDEEWRAFIAGRRETELDAIIESEGLRPDETRLFIDSSFRDGSIQTTGTAITKVLPPVSRFSAKGGHGEKKQRVLEKLGAFFERFFGLSSGGRD, encoded by the coding sequence ATGAGTGAGCAAACTCTGAAACATTATGATCCGATAGTCGTGAGTTCGGAGAGCACCGTTGTTGCCGAATTCATACCCGACGTCGCCAATGAAATTGCTTATCAATCAGAGGCGGCTCTGGAGCGAGAATTCATCAATCTCCTCCAATCTCAGGCGTATGAGTACTTCACCATCACTAACGAGGCTCAGCTCATCACAAACCTCCGCACGCAACTTGAATTACTCAACGGCATTACATTCAGCGACGGCGAGTGGGACCGTTTCTTTAACGAGCGGATCGTGGGTGCCAATGACGGCATCGCAGAGAAGACCCTGCGCATTCAGGAAGACCACGTTCAGCTGCTGCCACGCGATGACGGCTCAACTAAGAACATCCTGCTCGTCGACAAGGCGAATATTCACAACAACCGGCTACAGGTCATCAACCAGTACGAGATCGGCCAGGGCGAAGGCGGTGCTGCGCGTTCCACACGCTACGATGCGACCGTGCTCGTCAACGGTCTTCCAATGGTCCACATCGAGCTAAAGCGTCGTGGTGTCGATATCCGCGAAGCGTTCAACCAGATCGACCGCTATCAGCGCGACAGCTTTTGGGCTGGGTCTGGCCTATTCGAGTACGTGCAGCTGTTCGTCATCAGCAACGGGACGCTGACGAAGTATTACTCCAACACGACTCGTCGTCAGCACCTGGCGGACGCAGCGGGCTTGAAGAAAGCGCGTAAGACATCGAACTCATTTGAATTCACTTCGTGGTGGGCCGACGCTCAGAATAAGCCGATCCAGGATCTGACGGCGTTTGCAAAAACGTTCCTTGCGAAGCACACTCTCTTGAACATCCTCACGAAATACTGCGTCCTAACAGCTGACCGGATGCTGCTGGTCATGCGGCCATACCAGATCGTGGCCACGGAGCGGATCCTGCAGAAGATCGACATCTCGACAAACTACAAGCAGCTGGGTTCCGTTGCTGCTGGCGGCTATGTCTGGCACACGACGGGGTCGGGCAAGACACTGACGAGCTTCAAGACCGCGCAGCTTGCCTCAAAACTTCCGACCGTGAACAAAGTGCTGTTCGTCGTGGACCGCAAGGACCTCGACTATCAGACGATGCGCGAGTACGACCGGTTCGAGAAGGGCGCCGCCAACTCGAACACGTCAACGTCAGTGCTCAAGAAGCAGCTCGAGAACCCGCAGGCTACGATCATCATCACAACCATCCAGAAGCTTGCGACGTTCATCAAGGCGAACACGGGCCACGAGATCTACTCGGGCCATGTCGTGATCATCTTCGACGAATGCCACCGTTCACAGTTCGGTGACATGCATACCGCGATTACTAAGGCGTTCAAGCGGTACAACCTCTTCGGCTTCACTGGCACGCCAATCTTCGCCGCAAATGCTGGCAGCGGCGGTAACCCGCAGCTGAAGACTACCGAGCAGGCATTTGGCGACAAGTTGCACACCTATACGATCGTCGATGCGATCACCGATAAGAATGTTCTGCCGTTCCGTATTGACTACGTCAACACCATCAAGCTCCCGGACGGTCTCACGGACAAACAGGTGTCCGCCATCGACACGGAGCAGGCCCTACTTGCACCGGAGCGGCTGCGGCAGGTCACCGCCTACATACTTGAGCACTTCGACCAGAAAACTAAGCGCGCTCAGCACTACTCGCTCGCTGGCAAGCGCGTGCATGGTTTCAATGCGCTATTTGCGACCGCCTCTATTGAGGCCGCCAAGCGCTACTACAATCAGTTCTTCATACAGCAACGTGACCTCCCGCCGGCACGTCAGCTAAAGGTTGGTCTGATCTACTCATACGCAGCGAACGAAGCAGTGGAGGACGGCGCACTCGACGAGGAGGGCTTCGAAACAACCGCACTCGATGCCTCGTCGCGCGACTTCCTGGAGGATGCAATCCAGGACTACAACGACATGTTCGGCACCAGCTTTGACACGTCCGCTGACAAGTTCCAGAACTACTACAAGGACCTCTCGCTGCGCCTCAAGCAGCGCGAGATCGACGTCGTCATCGTCGTAAACATGTTCCTCACCGGTTTCGACGCCACGACGCTAAACACATTGTTCGTCGACAAGAATCTGCGGGCGCATGGTCTCATCCAGGCCTATTCGCGAACAAACCGCATCCTCAACTCGGTCAAGACCTATGGCAACATCATCACCTTCCGCGATCTCGAGGAAGAGACCAACGACGCCATCGCACTCTTTGGTAACAAAAATGCCCAGGGCATCGTGATCCTCAAGCCCTACGGCGAGTACTACGACGAGTACGCCGACAAAGTCACTGACCTATTGGAAAACTTCCCGCTCGGGACGCCGATCGTTGGCGAGGCGGCACAGAAGGCGTTTATCGCCCTCTTCGGCACCATCCTTCGGCTCCAGAACATCCTGACGTCCTTTGACGACTTTGCCGGCCAAAAGATTCTGACGGATCGACAAGGCCAGGACTACCGCAGCGTCTACCTCGACCTTTACGCAGAGTTCCGCCGTGGCAAGGACTCGGACAAGGAGTCGATAAATGATGATGTCGTCTTTGAGATCGAGCTCATCAAGCAGGTCGAAATCAACGTCGACTACATCCTCATGCTCGTTCAGAAATTCCGCGACCAGCGTGGTGACGGTGATGACAAGGAGATCCGGGCCGAGATTACGCGCGCCATCGATGCCAGCCCAAGCCTGCGTAACAAAAAGGATCTCATCGAAGCGTTCGTCGACTCTGTCTCGATTACCGGAGAAGTTGACGAGGAATGGCGCGCGTTCATTGCCGGACGCAGAGAGACCGAGCTCGATGCGATCATCGAGTCTGAGGGACTGCGCCCAGACGAGACCCGCCTGTTCATCGATTCGTCATTCCGAGACGGCAGCATCCAGACCACTGGCACCGCGATCACCAAGGTGCTCCCGCCGGTTTCCCGGTTCTCAGCCAAGGGCGGCCATGGCGAGAAGAAGCAACGTGTGCTTGAAAAACTAGGGGCCTTCTTCGAGCGGTTCTTCGGGCTGAGTAGTGGAGGTCGTGACTAG